The Macaca fascicularis isolate 582-1 chromosome 13, T2T-MFA8v1.1 sequence TCAATGCTGTGGGTAGGGGGTGTGTCCTTTGCCAGCTCCAAAAAGTCAGGGGACTCTGTTGCTTCTTAGAGTTGATAAAGTTATCCTTGAGAACGGTTGCCAGATAATATACCGGACAtgcagttacatttgaatttcagataaacagatAAGCTTTAGTACAAACAACCTAAATATTGCAGGGAACATATTTATTCTAACACAATAATCctaaaatcaataataatttacCTGAAATTCAAGTGTAACTGAgaatcctgtatttttatttgctaaatctggcagtCCTACCTCTGAGCCTTGCTTCCCTTTAGCTCAGACCCCCTGGGCAGACACTTGCACTGAGAAGCGAAAGGTGGGAAGAAATAAAGCGAGTGCTATTGGGAGTTGAGAGATGTTTTTCAAAGTCATCACGGGTATGATCTCCCTAGATCTGCTTACAACCTTGCAGAATCTGAAATCTACAGTGGACTTGGAAGTGAGCAAAGCGCTGGTATGTCATAGGACTGTCATGGGGAAAATAACTGAATTTAGAATAATAACTTACCTGCTAAAGCAAATGTCAGTGTACTTATAATAAAGAAGCTCTCAAATAGAACATTAATGTCTATATCACACACTGATGGCAAGAATTTCCTTAGGATACATATAAGCAATAGCCTTATATgagctttttcaattttttgaaacattAAATGATGCTCAAAGTAACTTTTGAAGCATTCATTTTATGCTTGAAATTTAGGACATTGATTCTATTCATACCTAGTATTTCATAGGCATCTATCCTTTGGACAACATAAAGTTCAGAACTCATATTCATATTAAGAATTGAATTATAAAAGCCAAGAGGCAtagcaattattttaatattttaatatatcaatGAGTAATGTGTATTTAGAAAAACACCCATGACCAAACTCCATCAAATCTAATTTTCCCAGAGTTAAGTGTACATCTAATAAATATATTCCTATAAACCGAAGAAAATTTTTAACAAGAGCTACAATAAGCTTCCTTCTGAAGGAATAATCTTGTGATTTCATGTGAGAAAAATCTCTCCCTGAGGTGAATGAGAGATGAAGTTATGAAAGTTACAGTTGGAACTATGAGTTTGCTTTTCCCTTTCTGACTGAATGACAAGAGAACATTTTCTGCTTTTCCTggattctttgttttctctgctaGAAGCAAATCAAATATTCCAAATACCCTTCAATTGAATTAGCCCCATAAGGTGTACTTCCATGAGCCTTTTGAGGTGGAAAGACCCTGCCAATTTTGCTTAGAGAAATTTCTTTAGCCTCACCTTTGCAGGCAAGGCAAGTGATGGGCTTTCTGGTTTCCTGGTAACTAAGAATTAGTGAGAAGCACTTGTACTAAACAGCTGCCATAGTCTTACATTTAtggagtacctactgtgtgcttcTTCTATCAGCCATCAAAAAGATGATAAAAGTCCACAGCATAGGAAGCCATTCATCTGAGTGTTCTGccaaaaaatacagtaattacaAGCAGTGTCACTGTCAGTGACAAGATCGGGGAagactatttttcctttttttccctcaacTTATTCAAATACTTAAACCTCTTCTATTTCGAGTTCAAATGAGGTAAACATACAACCTCAAAGGCAAACTTTGAGTTTTGAAATAATGGGATTTTATAAATTACTAAATGTTTGAAAGATAGGATCTTAGCTTCTCTTTAGTGTCTTCAGTTAGAAGGGAGAACAGGTGTCCCCTGTTGAAAAGCTTATTAGCTCATTATATCATCTCATAGCCTCCCCACTTTATCGTTCTTCTTAGTTTTCAGTTACTTCCTAATATTTACAGctttcctttgaatttttttctttttagttagaGAAATCAGGaacatatttttccaaaaatgagaataaaactaATTGCATAactcccacattttctttttgtttattgttaGCTTTACGAGTAGCTGCTTGCTGTCTAGTTATACATTAGCTATATGACCGCCAgggcttttcttccttttttgtataTCTCAAGTCActctccattttgtttttaagtagcctgtatgcgtgtgtgtgtgtgtatgtatctgaaTGAAATAATTGCTAGCTATAGGCAAAAATGTATgtgcacacagatatatatacatgtgtatatatgtatatgaatgtgtacttacatatacataaatgtacacgtgtttatgtatatgtaaatatgtatatatatgcatattataccAATAGCTAGtaatttcaaaaaaaagttgACTTGAGTGTTAGATAACTATTCTGTAAATTCAGTTTTTGATGTTTCAAGAAACACAAAGGTCTGTCTTTTCACCTACAGATCCTTTGTGCACGTGGCAAATCACCTCTGAAAGGCAAAAACTAACTGGATTCTCTTCATGTgttcaaaaaagagaagaaagttttaaagatatgcctatgaataaaagaaaattaggttGCTGTATTATGATTGTGCAATTGGTATTAATTTCATTGGAACTCGACCCTGTTCCATTTATTAGATGACTAAGACATTTAACACTTAGGGGTGTTGAAAGCACACCACAAAACATAAGTAGTCAATAAAGTATGTTTGAAGACTTTTAGTATATACTACTTATTCAGGTAAATCATTATTTTGTAAATACTAATAGCGtatttttccaagaaaaataaaaaaagccatGTTCTAACAAAAGTATTCAccacagaaaaattaaacatagggGAAGGTAagcattaaagttaaaaaagaaaaaaaacaagtaaatcaTACAGCTGCTTCTATGCTTGATGTTCTAATCTGGCATAAGTGTTTCCtaactataatatatattattattttttaaaaatactgtcatTACAATAgcttacattttttaatattgagGAACACTTTATATCAATTTAACTCATACTTAAAAATGCAACATATgtaaattctatatattttttttggttTGGAATGTACTTTGAGAATAACAGCATTTCAGGACTGGTTTTGTTTAAAGTATACCCAGCCCTCCtccttattttatttgatttttggtttAAATAAAAGTGGACCAAAGCACTCTTTGAAGTAAAAGtacctgtcttttctttttcttttgttaaatcaTAGTTTGTTTTCACTACCTGAAAGTTGAGAAAGAATGCAGTATAAATATAGCTGTTCTCTACACTGGAGCAGGCAGAACAGAACCAATCCCCAACTTAGCCACACCCAACATCATGGAAATTACTGTGAAGCTGTGGTCTCTTGAGGACAACTAAAACCAAAACTAAACCCCTAGCATTATTAAAATGTTAGGAAACTTTTCAGGTAATTTCTGTAACTGGTAAAATACAGAAAGATTACATTCACTCATAATAAAAATCAAGTGTGCCCATGCCATCTGCAAAGGGAACTTGCACCATCTTGGTTTCACTCACATTGTTAACAATGCCCTAAAAATATACACCTTTTCCAGGATAAAACCATTAGGTAATATCGTGATCATATCCTCTGCATCATGAACTATCACTCAAATTATTCTGTCATGGGTTACCTTACTAACATTGACAAAGAGATAATAAATGATAATTTCAACAGGAATATGAGAAACCTTGCAAAACTTTCAAGTTTCTTTCATAACTATTGTTTTGTTATTGCATATTTGTAGAGGTATTATCATCAACCCAATCCTTTATAGGCCAATATAGTAACAAATGCTAATTGAACTGCCCAACTCATTTTTATTGTCAGTCTAGCCTTAGCAAGTATAAAACTGACAAGACATTTCCTCTATGAGAGTGACCCTCTTAGTGAGGGAGAAATCTGTGTACCATCAGAGGAAATAAATCTTAGTATTCGCTGTGATAGAGACTAACTCCTTTCTTCTGATGAGTCCCACCCTTTGAGTGACTTTGAGGTGGAAGACAAAATGTCAAGAAGGAGTCTGCAGGAACAAGTGCTTAAGATGGTGTTTAATACAGCAGGGAGCCAAGATACAGTAGTAGGACACAGTAAAGAATGTGGAGTGTGTAGATACAATAAAGAATTCATTTTATGATCTGCCACCTGTTatttgaaagaggaaaaagggaaataaatgacTTTCAGTTCTTCATACATGCAAATGTAAGTTAGTTATTACAaaagttttgctgttgtttgtgctgaaagaaaagcatatgcgtttaaacatttttttaaaaaataaatcactcaATAGGCTTAAGAAAAATACTTTAGTTCATATTTCATTGATCTGACCTTTTGATTTAAGATCAGGGGATGAATCCAGgatgaaaaccaaagaaaaaaaaaagaaaaagaaagaaaaaatagaagtgaATCATGTACCATGAAAAAGGCATTTCCAGTCTCAGCTAACCTCAACTAGtttttattgcattatttttGAAATGCCAAGAAACTGGCTTTGGCCATAATACTTGCTGTCCAATCAAATCACAGCTGTTAATATGCAACTGCTTGCAACAATTAGTTAAACAGCATTATTTGACAAATTCCCTTGAAAGAGACATAGATGCTATAAGTGTCTAACACACTGAATCAAGTAACTATCAGTTAGGCTGGGGCCACAGCGGGAGGAGAGAAGTTTACAAATCCTTGTCCACAGAAGGGGTTTCACACCCAGCCCTAAGTTTTTGAAAAACACACATTTGCCTGATCCTACAAGTTCTTCCCTGTTTTCAGGAAGAACTGAACTGTGGAACTGGCtaaagaggaggggaaaaaagccACCAACTCTAGATTCATTTTTAAGGAGatcaggaggagaggaagaaaaatagaaatgcaaatgtgAAATGGTAATGATATACAACATGGAGAAAATAAACATCATGGAACCTGCTAGCAATTTCCACCAATTTCCACCAAAGCAGTGAACCCCTTAACTGACAGAAATTCAGTACAATATACACATTAATTAACAACTCCACCATTACTAGGGCTGCTGTTGAAAGccaaaaaattaacaatattcaAAAACAGAATTCTtataatatttgagaaaaatagagTGAAAAGGCAATGTTAGCTAAGCTCTTAGCTACATCCACTCTTAATGGCCCCCAATATTTAAACTATCATGGATTAaagccatgaaaataaaaatttcaatttgaaattttattagcATGTTGCTAAAATGGTCAATAAAAACATCAACACGATAGGCTTTGTTGACATAGTTGGAAAACTgctctctcatttttaaaactttatttccacTGCCCCACCTTTGAAGATTTCTATGTTAGGAAAAGCCAAACTAAATATACTGGCTATGGTGTTGTAATAATGCTGGTTTCTGGAATGGTGCCAtgtcctccccctccctctcctccaactcctttaaaaatatgactaTTTTTGAAACGCAGCCCGAGGAGGGAGCAATCAAGGGTTCAGAACAATAAGCGCCCTTCACACATTCAAGTTCCCAGACACCAGGTGAACGAGGGAGCTCCTTGTCGGGGGCGGGGCCGGCTGTCCTCACCGAAATCGCTGCGCCATCTTCCTCCCGGGACCAGGTCGGCTTCCCTTCGCCAGCGAGGGAGACTCGGAGGCAAAGGCGGGTGGGGGTGGCGTTCGCTTCCCTCGGTGGAAAGAACGGGAGGCAAACACTGTCTGGCTTAGCCCGCAGCCTGGAACACAATGTCAGGAGACCTGGGGCTGGAGAGCTGGAAAAGTCCCGGGCAGCCTCAGGATAACCCGGAATCCCGAAGTGCTGTCTTGGGGAATTATTCCCAAGTGCACAAGGGACAGGCTCGATTTCTTGGAAATCCTGCGATCTGGGGACGCATCCACAGAGGAGCTGAACTGTGCCCTGAAAAGACCAATTCTCGCCTCCGACCGGTCTCTGTGCACGCGCTCGCGGCGGTGATGGTCCCTTTTGAGAAGACGGTCGTTTTCGGGTCGGGCCACAGTCACTGGCCATGGACTCGTGGGGGAGGCCATATCCTTTCTCCCCTCAGCCCCTTCTCCGTTCCCGGTTTACATCTCAAGGGGAAAGCGCACGCGGGGTCTCCCAGCACCGTCACTACCACCGTGGCTGTCGGCCAGGCGCGCGCAGCGGCGCCCTTTCGGCCCTGGGGCAGTTCCTGAGACTGCCTGCCGCTGGCTGGGGGGTGCGGGGGTGCAGCCCGGGCCCGGGACACCCGCAACGGACGCGCTTCGGGGGCAGGGGTTGAGAACCGCCAACTGCGAAGTCCGGGTGCGGGGAAGGGAAGGGAGCGAAGTGTGGGGAGGCAGAGGGGCTGGCAGCCCCTAGGCGGCTACTCCTTGTCGTCCACGAGGTCGGCGAGCTCCTGGAGCACTCGCAGGCGGCCGCTGGCGTCGATGCGGCGCTTCTCGCGGATGAGGTCTTCCAGGCTGTGAAACCTGGCGGTGTGGACCTTGTTCTCTCCCAGGTGCACCTTGAGATAGTACTGCTGCTGCGGGGACTGCGTGCCGGCCGGCACCTCCCCTCCCGCCTTGAACTCCCGCTTGCCAAAGCGGCACCAGGCGGCGAAGCTCTCCGAGTTCGTCCAGCAGATCTCCTCGCTCTTGAGGCCCAGGTGGCCGCAGGCGTTCTGCACCACCAGCTCGGCCACCAGCGGGCGGTAGCGGTACCAGCTATTCACCACCCGGCCCACGTTGGCCGCGCCCGCCTCGTATAGGCTGTCCTGGCGGATCTCGCCTTGGTGCAGGTGGATGATCTGCCCGCCGCCCACGTAGACGGCCCAGTGCGGGGCGGGCGCGGGCGGCTCCGGGGCGGGCTGCAGCCACAGCAGCTCCAGCAGGTCTCCGGGTTCGCAGAGCGCTGGCAGCGCGGTGACCGCGTAGACGCTCAGGTCGGCGCCCTGAGGCCCGCCGCTCACTTTGGAAAAGATGCATTCCTGGCCCCGAAAGGCGGAAAACTGAGTCTCGTTGAGGACCAGCTGGTGCagcaggtggtggtggtggcggctgGGGCTCTCCGGGCAGGGGGTGCAACCCGGGGGGGCCTTCACGCCAAACTTGTCGGGCTGCCCGC is a genomic window containing:
- the LOC102120250 gene encoding uncharacterized protein, with product MASDCGPTRKRPSSQKGPSPPRARAQRPVGGENWSFQGTVQLLCGCVPRSQDFQEIEPVPCALGNNSPRQHFGIPGYPEAARDFSSSPAPGLLTLCSRLRAKPDSVCLPFFPPREANATPTRLCLRVSLAGEGKPTWSREEDGAAISVRTAGPAPDKELPRSPGVWELECVKGAYCSEPLIAPSSGCVSKIVIFLKELEEREGEDMAPFQKPALLQHHSQYI
- the LRATD1 gene encoding protein LRATD1; the encoded protein is MGNQLDRITHLNYSELPTGDPSGIEKDELRVGVAYFFSDDEEDLDERGQPDKFGVKAPPGCTPCPESPSRHHHHLLHQLVLNETQFSAFRGQECIFSKVSGGPQGADLSVYAVTALPALCEPGDLLELLWLQPAPEPPAPAPHWAVYVGGGQIIHLHQGEIRQDSLYEAGAANVGRVVNSWYRYRPLVAELVVQNACGHLGLKSEEICWTNSESFAAWCRFGKREFKAGGEVPAGTQSPQQQYYLKVHLGENKVHTARFHSLEDLIREKRRIDASGRLRVLQELADLVDDKE